Proteins encoded together in one Zonotrichia albicollis isolate bZonAlb1 unplaced genomic scaffold, bZonAlb1.hap1 Scaffold_254, whole genome shotgun sequence window:
- the LOC141727806 gene encoding serine/threonine-protein kinase pim-1-like, whose product MINGLMQAHVSAVIKDLKEEMREVVREEVAIKRVPRNRVRHWGELVSERGQQPGLPARDEPGPGTAWHGIGPSDGIVLLPQPDGTSAPLEIVLLAKVSSTGFPGVVQLLEWLELPNCIVMVLERPEQCQDLQRFIGAREFLPEEEARELFRQVLEAVRHCTSCGVLHRDIKPENILVDLDTGQAKLIDFGCGTYLQDTVYTHFAGTLSYSPPEWNDFGWYHGEAATVWSLGILLHQMVCGEHPFRRGRNLSWGQLPLPQGLSQECKDLIWWCLSVNSLDRSTLEDLFCVPWMQDIPLP is encoded by the exons ATGATCAATGGACTGATGCAGGCTCATGTCTCTGCTGTGATTAAGGACCTCAAAGAGGAGATGAGGGAGGTGGTGAGGGAAGAG gtggccatcaaaaGGGTGCCACGGAACCGCGTCCGGCACTGGggcgagctggtgagtgagcggggccagcagccggggctgccggccaggGATGAGCCGGGGCCCGGCACG gcctggcacggCATCGGCCCCAGTGACGGCATCGtgctcctcccgcagcccgacggcaccagcgcacccctggagatcgtgctgctggccaaggtgtcgtccactggcttccccggtgtggtccagctgctggagtggctcGAGCTCCCCAACTGCATCGTGATGGTGCTGGAGCggccagagcagtgtcaggaccTGCAGCGTTTCATTGGGGCACGGGAGTTCCTGCCCGAGGAGGAGGCACGGGAGCTGTtccgccaggtgctggaggccgtgcggcactgcaccagctgcggggtcctgcacagggacatcaaGCCAGAGAACATCCTGGTTGACCTGGACACCGGGCAGGCCAAACTAATTGactttggctgtggcacctacctgcaggacacagtctACACACACTTTGCAG GAACATTGTCCTACAGCCCCCCAGAATGGAACGACTTTGGCTGGTACCATGGCGAGGCAGCAACAGTctggtccctgggcatcctgctgcaccagaTGGTCTGCGGGGAACACCCTTTCAGGAGGGGCCGGAACCTCAGCTGGGGCCAGCTCCCGCTGCCACAAGGGCTCTCTCAAG aGTGCAAAGACCTGATCTGGTGGTGTTTATCCGTGAACTCCTTGGACAGATCCACACTGGAAGACCTATTCTGTGTTCCTTGGATGCAGGATATTCCTCTGCCATAG